From a region of the Zingiber officinale cultivar Zhangliang chromosome 4B, Zo_v1.1, whole genome shotgun sequence genome:
- the LOC121976164 gene encoding bidirectional sugar transporter SWEET12-like, producing MLIITIAHPLRTLVGLLGNLLSAMVVLAPVPTFYRICKKKSTESFDSVPYVVGLFSATMWVYYGLLTADVLLLTINIGVCAVEVIYLAIFIVYAAPKSRAYTTKLILSINLGIFGCLVLVSNLFIKPSKRAQITGGICASFAVAVFVAPLNIIRLVIKTKSVEFMPFTLSFFLTLSAVAWFSYGLLLRDLFVAVPNVFGFTLGVTQIIIYLVYMNHHKDGAAPADLELPVKDTENGDQV from the exons ATGCTGATTATTACTATTGCACACCCTCTGCGTACGCTGGTCGGCCTCTTAG GCAATCTTCTGTCGGCCATGGTGGTGCTGGCTCCGGTTCCGACGTTTTACAGGATCTGCAAGAAGAAGTCGACCGAGTCATTCGACTCGGTGCCGTACGTGGTGGGGCTGTTCAGCGCGACCATGTGGGTGTACTACGGCCTCCTCACCGCCGACGTTCTCCTGCTCACCATCAACATTGGCGTCTGTGCAGTCGAAGTTATTTACCTCGCCATTTTCATTGTTTACGCTGCGCCAAAATCTCGG GCATATACGACGAAGTTGATACTGTCGATCAACTTGGGAATATTCGGTTGTCTAGTTCTCGTCAGCAACTTATTTATCAAGCCAAGTAAACGAGCTCAGATTACAGGAGGGATCTGTGCTTCTTTCGCCGTCGCCGTCTTTGTAGCTCCTCTCAATATCATA AGGCTGGTGATAAAAACTAAAAGCGTGGAGTTCATGCCATTTACACTATCCTTCTTCCTCACGCTGTCCGCGGTCGCATGGTTCAGCTATGGCCTTCTTCTCCGAGACCTATTCGTAGCG GTACCAAATGTTTTTGGATTCACTTTGGGAGTCACTCAGATCATCATATACTTGGTCTACATGAACCATCACAAGGACGGTGCGGCGCCTGCCGACTTGGAGCTCCCTGTGAAGGATACGGAAAATGGAGACCAAGTGTAG